The following coding sequences are from one Thermodesulfobacteriota bacterium window:
- a CDS encoding Hsp20/alpha crystallin family protein → MSNDKTKEMQVKEKQEVAAPEQTFPGPYFTPAVDIFETDKAITLLADLPGVKPEGLTIDLKDNVLTLTGDIAPFESANEEDLVIEYEVGKYFRQFTISDIINQEKIGANLNDGVLKLTLPKAEKAQPRKITVTT, encoded by the coding sequence ATGTCAAACGATAAAACCAAGGAAATGCAGGTAAAGGAAAAACAGGAAGTGGCGGCTCCGGAACAGACGTTTCCGGGCCCGTATTTCACGCCGGCTGTTGATATATTTGAAACCGACAAGGCCATTACCCTGCTGGCCGATCTTCCCGGCGTCAAACCCGAGGGGTTGACCATCGATCTTAAGGATAATGTGCTGACCTTGACCGGAGACATAGCGCCGTTTGAATCCGCCAATGAGGAAGACCTGGTCATTGAATATGAGGTCGGAAAATATTTCCGTCAGTTTACTATTTCCGACATTATCAACCAGGAAAAGATAGGGGCCAACCTGAATGACGGTGTCCTGAAGCTGACGCTGCCCAAGGCGGAAAAAGCGCAGCCCAGAAAGATCACGGTCACCACGTAA
- a CDS encoding Hsp20/alpha crystallin family protein: MINFPTFDLRSSFDELDSMRRRLDNLLGNIKRSGYRLVGSGVFPLINLTEDKDNYYLRAELPGVTAADLDIQTAHNDIVLSGERKVTEEGDSVRYHRRERDAGKFSRIVKLPTEIDSAKIEAKLALGVLTVTIPKAEAAKPRQIQIK, from the coding sequence ATGATTAACTTTCCGACATTTGATTTAAGAAGCTCCTTTGACGAACTGGACAGCATGCGCCGCCGGCTGGACAATCTTCTGGGAAACATCAAAAGGAGCGGTTACCGCCTGGTCGGGAGCGGGGTGTTTCCGCTGATCAATCTGACCGAAGACAAGGACAATTATTATCTCCGGGCCGAGCTGCCGGGCGTGACCGCGGCGGATCTGGACATCCAGACCGCCCACAACGACATCGTCCTTTCCGGCGAACGCAAGGTCACGGAAGAGGGAGATAGTGTCCGCTATCATCGCCGGGAGCGGGACGCGGGGAAATTTTCGCGTATTGTCAAGCTGCCCACGGAAATTGACAGCGCCAAAATTGAGGCCAAACTGGCCCTGGGTGTTCTGACCGTGACCATACCCAAGGCCGAGGCCGCCAAACCCCGTCAGATCCAGATCAAGTAA
- a CDS encoding radical SAM protein, producing the protein MKVVLIASPYPLEEAPSPPLGLCYAAAAFEAAGAKVRILDYMVRYYSPEKMAAELADFDPDVIGAGSVTLNFFAAADILKTAKRLFPRAVTVMGGPHVSFDYENTLRQFPEIDLIVVGEGEATIQELVPVIGDRKAWAEVRGIAFADGDRIRFTGLRDLIDDLDRLPLPARHLLPMSRYKALGFPISIITSRGCPGRCIFCQGRRMVGSRIRNRDPRLVVDEIETLLGYGFERVNFADDFFTSNPRRVREICAEIERRGLSFSWAGFARADSVTPEMLAMMRQAGCDSIFFGFESGNQAVLDRIKKGIKLDRVRKAVADAKAAGMRVFGSFIVGLPGETPENLMESHRFARELDVEYGYHFLAPFPGTEVKEEMDRYDLELLTDNWNDFDANSAIVRTSALSPEDIERFVKTYYSDEIEKEEARMEKEFGEGTLSVEEQLRYMGKQKLEIVFQLLSEDLLENAPPFSMANGLSPVKALARYLADVTGKPMDFVNLSVQQFSDLGYIGYREQDRQAVWHWC; encoded by the coding sequence ATGAAAGTCGTTCTGATCGCCTCTCCCTATCCTCTGGAAGAGGCGCCTTCTCCCCCGCTGGGCCTTTGCTATGCCGCCGCCGCCTTTGAGGCCGCCGGTGCGAAGGTGCGTATCCTGGATTACATGGTCCGGTATTATTCACCGGAAAAGATGGCGGCCGAACTGGCGGACTTTGACCCGGACGTTATCGGCGCCGGATCGGTGACCTTAAATTTTTTTGCCGCCGCCGATATTCTTAAAACCGCCAAGCGGCTTTTTCCGCGGGCGGTGACCGTTATGGGCGGCCCCCATGTCAGCTTTGATTATGAAAACACCCTGCGCCAATTTCCGGAAATCGACCTGATCGTTGTCGGCGAAGGAGAGGCGACCATTCAGGAACTGGTGCCGGTCATCGGCGACCGCAAGGCCTGGGCTGAGGTCCGCGGGATCGCGTTTGCCGACGGCGACCGGATCCGGTTCACCGGTCTCCGCGATCTGATCGACGATCTGGACCGACTGCCCCTGCCGGCCCGGCACCTGCTGCCCATGTCCCGCTATAAGGCCCTGGGGTTTCCCATCAGCATCATCACCAGCCGGGGCTGTCCCGGCCGGTGCATCTTCTGCCAGGGCCGTCGCATGGTCGGCAGCCGCATCCGCAACCGCGATCCCCGTCTGGTGGTGGATGAAATCGAAACCCTGCTGGGCTACGGGTTTGAGCGCGTCAATTTCGCTGATGATTTTTTCACCTCCAATCCCCGGCGGGTGCGGGAGATCTGCGCCGAAATCGAACGGCGGGGTCTTTCCTTCAGCTGGGCGGGCTTTGCCCGGGCCGATTCCGTGACCCCGGAAATGCTGGCCATGATGCGCCAGGCCGGGTGCGACTCGATTTTTTTCGGTTTTGAATCCGGAAACCAGGCGGTCCTGGACCGCATCAAAAAAGGTATTAAGCTGGACCGCGTCCGTAAGGCCGTGGCCGACGCCAAGGCCGCCGGCATGCGGGTGTTCGGTTCCTTTATCGTCGGCCTGCCCGGCGAAACCCCGGAAAATCTCATGGAGTCCCATCGCTTTGCCCGGGAGCTGGACGTGGAATACGGCTACCACTTCCTGGCCCCCTTTCCGGGCACCGAGGTCAAGGAGGAGATGGACCGGTACGACCTGGAACTGCTCACCGACAACTGGAACGATTTTGACGCCAACAGCGCCATCGTGCGCACCTCGGCCCTGAGCCCGGAAGACATCGAGCGGTTTGTGAAAACCTATTATTCCGATGAAATCGAAAAGGAAGAGGCCCGCATGGAAAAGGAGTTTGGCGAGGGGACGCTCAGTGTTGAGGAGCAGCTGCGCTACATGGGCAAACAGAAGCTGGAGATCGTTTTTCAACTCCTGTCCGAAGACCTGCTGGAGAACGCCCCGCCTTTTTCCATGGCCAACGGCCTTTCGCCGGTCAAGGCCCTGGCCCGATACCTGGCCGATGTCACGGGAAAACCCATGGACTTTGTCAACCTGAGCGTGCAGCAGTTTTCCGACCTGGGGTACATCGGTTATCGCGAGCAGGACCGGCAAGCCGTCTGGCACTGGTGCTGA
- a CDS encoding flavodoxin family protein: MNVLGIMGSPRIGGNSDVLLDDALAAAEAAGARVEKIILDKKKISGCKDCKKCNQTGLCVIKDDMPAIHKKILEADVIIHSVPVYFWSMTAQMKAYLDRWCAFFDENWSWHKEYGAIMKRKRVGVITVCGDTNVHTADPVMHSFKSTVDMTGMHWLGVVMASAANKGDIIRDEKARKKAADLGRKAATP, translated from the coding sequence ATGAACGTACTGGGTATCATGGGAAGTCCGCGAATCGGCGGCAACAGTGATGTTCTTCTGGATGACGCGCTGGCCGCTGCGGAAGCGGCCGGGGCCAGGGTGGAAAAAATCATCCTGGATAAAAAGAAAATATCCGGGTGCAAGGACTGCAAGAAGTGCAACCAGACCGGTCTGTGTGTCATCAAAGACGACATGCCGGCCATTCACAAAAAGATACTGGAAGCGGACGTCATTATCCATAGCGTTCCGGTCTATTTCTGGTCCATGACCGCGCAGATGAAAGCCTATCTGGACAGGTGGTGCGCTTTTTTTGATGAAAACTGGAGCTGGCACAAGGAGTACGGTGCCATAATGAAGCGCAAGCGCGTCGGGGTCATCACGGTCTGCGGGGACACCAATGTCCATACGGCCGACCCCGTAATGCATAGCTTTAAATCAACGGTTGATATGACCGGTATGCACTGGCTGGGCGTCGTCATGGCTTCGGCCGCCAACAAGGGAGATATCATCCGGGACGAGAAAGCCAGGAAAAAGGCGGCTGACCTGGGCCGGAAGGCCGCCACGCCTTAA